The segment CTAGCTGTTGCAGTCAACAAAATTTAACTATGCGTACATCCAAATATTTATTTTACGTGCTGTTGTAAATAAGTTTTTTTTATAGATACAGCCATCTTTCTAATAATGAATTAGATAAAGAGCGAAGCCACCTCTGTATTTCCGAAATAGAGTAAGTTGCAGAGTTATATAATATAACTGCCATGTTATGTTAAAATACAACAACCAAATTAAACTATTTTATTATGAAAAATTTATAAATAATTTTTGCTTTCCTATTGTTCTTAGGATGCTCACCGAAACAATGTAAAAAAGATGACCCGAAAGTAGTTGAACGAATTCTTCAGGATTTTATTAAAGCCTTATCTGATAGAGAGTTTGAAAAACTTGAAAGTATATCTACAACGGACTTAGTTATTTATGAGGATGGATCAATATGGAATAATGACAGTCTAGTACAAGCTTTTAGTGGTGTTGCAGAAATATCATTTCAATTGATGAATTTTGACACAAAGGTTGATTGTAACTCTGCAAGAACAAAATACATTAACATTGGTAAGTTCGAATTACCTGACAAAACGGTTAAAGTAAAATTCCTAGAAAGTGCTTCATTTATCAAAGAAAAAGGGCTTTGGAAAATTGAATTTATTCACTCCACTCCAATGAAATAAAAGGTTACCGTGTATAGCATGGGGTTATTTATAGTTTAGATTTTTACTATAAAACTTGTACATTTAAATTTTGGAAACCAGTAAACTGAAAAGTGGCACTGTACATAAAGCCGGAACATTAATTATAATTAAAATCAATTATCATGAAAAACATTTTCACATCATTAATTCTACTTTTCAGCTTTTCAATATGCGGAATAGCGAATGCTCAAATGCAAGCGATCTTTACCTTTGATACACCTTATGGAGAAAATAAAGCCGTTGTTAAACATGTTGAGATCAATGGTACTAAATTTTATATTTACTTTAATAAAACAAATTGTTATAAAAGCATAAAACTTCCGTTTATCCGGTCAAAGAAGAACGATAAACGAGCAAAAGTAACTCATATAAATAAGTTGCCATTCATTGGTGAGAAGTTCTACGGAAACCAAAAATAACATAATATTAACCACTTATATTAAACAGAGATTTGATATAAGTTTTTTCAAAAAAAAAAAATGAATTTAGGAAAATTTACTTTACATCATTTAATTGGAGTTTTAATAACATTCTTATTCCTTAATAGTTGTACAAAAGAAGATATTTGTACAAAAGAGGTTAATATTCCTATTTGGAATGAAGAAGAACAAATATTTGAGGATAATTTTCAAGATTTTCCTTGTGATGTCAATGGAATAACCAAAAGTGTATCTGAGTTTACTTTGAATGAAAAAAAAGAACTAATACTAAACTTTAAAAATAAAAAAAACACCAAAATTTAGGAACAGTCTCTCGCTAATTAAAAGGTTAATAAAACACAGAATTGAGAAGTATTTATGAAATGAATTATATTCTGAATTTAGCAAATAACGGAATATTTACTATTGTAATAAACCTTTCTGAATGACTTACTGAAACTCTGAATTTTAAAACGCTGGAAAACAAAAAACAACGAAATGGTAACACCATCTATAATTAATTGCTGGTTTTAGCTCAGTTGGAAAATTCCTTCGGTATTTCGCCGTTCGTGCTTTACTTAGTAAATCCAATGCTCAAAACACACAACTAATCATGCACGTATTCCAAGATCAAATCCTAATAGAAGTTACTATTTTTTTTATGCTGCATAATTTTGAAGAACTACATAAGGAGTTCCTCTTTTTACTACTGCAAATGCTCTAGCTATGAGTTTATTTCTAACATTATTTATCGCTAGCATTTTATCTTTTCCTTCCGCTAACTTTCTCTTATAATAGATTCGTAATTCACTATCATGTTGAATGGCAGAAATACTTGCCATACTTAATAAACTTTTCATCTTTCTATCTCCTAAATAATGACATTGCTTTCTTCTTTTTATACTAGTACCCGACTCATGTGCAAAAGGTGCTGTTCCACAATAACTCGAGAAAGAACGCCAATTATCAAATCTTGTAAAATTACCTGTATGGTAAATTAATTGACAAGCAACCACAAAACCAACTCCCTTTAAACTTGATAATAATTCATAATTTTTTTGCATTGAAACATCATCAAAGATGAGCTCTTCTATTCTAATCTCTATTGCCTTTACTTGTTTAGATAAGTAATCAATACTTCTTTTTAAACTGATACAACCTGCATCTGTGGTAGAACTTGTTAAAAATACTTTCATCTCTTTTAAAGTACCTTTCAAACCAGCATTGTTTCTAACTAGTTGATCTCTTAACGCTAATAATCTACCAAGTTCTAAATGGGTTGTACTTTTAACTGTACTTGGAATTAATTCTTCTCTATAAATCCACCCATATCTAGCAATTAAACTTGCATCCAAACGATCTGTTTTCTCTTTTACAATACCTGAGGAACGCTTAATTTTCAATGGGCTTTCTTCTACATAAACAATCTTCTGACTATTTAGATAAAGTGCTAATTTTAAAGAATAATATCCCGTATTCTCAAAACAATAAAAAACACTAACCCCTTTTGTTGATTTTAAAACCCAGTTTAATAAGCTTTTATAACCTACAATATCATTCTTAAACTCCTTGTGAACTTGAGCTTGATAACAATAAGCATCAATTGTTTTTTTTGATACATCAATTCCTACGACTTCTTTGTAATTTTTCATATTTTTACATTTAAGTGAATAAATATGTTGCTTTAACTACTTCCTTTATCGGGAGATTTAACTCCTGGTATTCCAAATGGTTCTTGGCAACTTTATAGAAAGAGAGGACTCGTACGTGTACTGGAGCTTCAAATCTAAAACACGTTATAGTTCTCCTCTTTTTCTATCTAAAGATATTTAATACAAACTAAAGAAACACGTTATACCACATTTTGACCCGTCCTGAATAAAGGCTGCGTAATTTTAAACATTATGTACAGAAATGACAAAGTAATTAGACGTTACAGTGAACCTTTTAAATTAAAAATTTTAGCCGAACGTAGTACTGGAAAATACACAAAAAGTGAACTTTGCAAACTCTATTCTATTGCACCTACAACGGTTAATGAATGGATTAAAAAGTACAATCGTAAAGACTTAATGAATACCAGAGTAAAAGTGGAAACTAAAGACGAAATATCTAGAATTAAAACGCTTCAAAAAGAAATTGAACAGCTAAAAAAACTACTATTAAAAAAGGATCTCGATACTATGATAGAAGAATCCTATCTAGAAGTAGCTGCAGAAGATTTAGGCTACAAATCTATTGCCGAACTAAAAAAAAAGCTAAAGATAAAGCCCTAATCAAAGCTAAAGAGAAATCTAAGGGATTTGCTTCTTTAACTACCATATCTAATTGTTTTGGACTTAAACGTACTGCTTATTACAAGCATAAAAAAAGAGCCGATAAACGTTTAATCCTAGAATAACAGATTATATCCATTTTAACCTGTAGCCGTATTTCAGGACAAGACATTAAACTACTATGAAAAATATACTACTCGCTATTGCATTAATGATTTGTTCTTCAATTTTAGGACAAACTACCGATGAAAAATACTCAGAAGACGTAAAATCTGTAGATGCAATAATGAAAGCATATTATGATGTTGCTTCTGGTTCGAGTAGTGATCCTTGGGAATTTGAAAGAGATACATATATGCATTCTAAAAATGCTCATATAATCTTTTTAGACGAAAATGGGAGAGTTGAATTAGTCACATTGGAGGCATTACAAAACGAATTAAGGATGTCTGAGAGAAAATATTTCTATGAAAAGGAACTAAAAAGAAATGTTAGTCAATTTGGAAATATCGTTCAAGTTTGGAGCGCATATGAAGTAAGATACAAACCTGAAACCATTACAAATAATAGAGGATTGGCTAGTATTCAACTTCATTATGAAAAAGGGAGATGGTGGATAGATAGCTGGACTAACCAAATGGAATCTGATAAAAACTCATTAGTAACAGCGTTTTTAATGAAGGAGTAAAAAAAACGTTTCCTAACAATACATTACCTCTAGCAAATATTACAAACAAACTAAACAAAAAACATGAAAACACTCTATCTTTTTACGCTTGTGTTGATTTCGAGTTGTGTACAATCACAAAATTTAACCTGTGTTGATTTTAAAATTGGAACATTTAAAGCAGAAGGAATTAACTATAAACTCCCTACTACGACTGTAAGTCGATCTAAAAAAACTCAAAAAGAATCAGCTGATGGTCTTGAAACGTTGGAAGCAACAATCGAATGGAAGTCCGAATGCAATTATGAATTGATTTATTTAAATGGCTCTCCAGATATGAAAGGGCAAAAAGTTAGCGTTGAAATAATCAAAATAGAAGGACAAAAAGCTATCTGCACAGCTACTGTTGAAGGCATGCCAGGAATTAATTTGAACTTTGAAATGGAAAAACTAAAATAACAACGTTTGCCAATAAAGTACTGAGTTAAAAAACAACTCTTTTCTTCATTAATTTTGCTCACTACTACTATAAGCTTAAATAAGAATTTAAGCTTTTTTAATGCTCTCTTTTATTCTTTCTGATTATTTATCGAAAAGTATAAAAGATAAACTTAAGCCGTGTATAATTAATTACTTGGGAATTCCTTAATCGGAATTTACGCGAATTAATTATCTTTCCGCAACGGCAAAAAGTGTATCGCACTTTTAATCGCAACAAATCAGCAACAAAATCGTTGTAAACAATAAAGACAACATACGAAAAGATGAATGAAGAAATAAGAAATATGCTGGGTGTTGAAGAAAATAAACCCAATGATTGGTTTGAGACTCTTTATGCCGAATCAAATAAATTAGGAAATGGAGTTCCCTGGGCCAATATGGCTCCACATCCAATTTTTAAAAGCTGGATAGATAAAACGCTTCCTTCAGAAAATGAAAAGACTGCTTTGGTAGTTGGATGCGGTTTAGGTGATGACGCTATCGAATTGGAGGCTAAAGGATATAAAGTTACCGCTTTTGATGTTTCAGAAAGTGCCATAGCACTCTGCAAAAAGAGATTCCCAAAATCTAAGGTTGACTTCATAACAGCAGATTTACTAGAAGGAATTTCTGACTGGTCTCTGAAATTTGATCTTGTTTTAGAAATCTTTACCATTCAAGCACTACCACCAAAATATGAAGAATTATTAATAAAAAACATAGCAAGCTTTGTGTCTTCTAATGGTCAACTAATTGTTATCGCAGAAGTACAATCTGAAAAAAGAAGGTATGAAATTGGTCCGCCTTGGCTCTTGAATAATGACTATATGAAATCGTTTGAAAGAAATGGTTTAAAACAAATTTCTCATACAACGAATAATGCATCTAAAAGAGGAGAAGAAATTCACCTTTCCATTTTTCAGAGATCATAAAAAAACTGTTTACAACACCTTAGAAAATAAGCCGAAATAAAAAAGCCAAGTTAAAACTTAGCTTTTTTTGTTTTATAAAGATACCTGATCATTCCTCATTAAGAAAGACAAAAATGATAATTTTACTAGATGTAAAATCACCTAAATAACTACACAAAATAGTAATAAAAGACTGTTACTTAGAGTAGTTTTTCTAATGTAGGAGTAAAATTACAATTATTCTGCTTGTGGAGGAAGTTCTGGTAATTTATTTTTAAAACTTGGTGCATTTTCTCTATAAGAAACTAATTTCTTTTTAGAAACCATTACTAATAAATCTTCACGTAATGTAAATAAAGTAGCGGCTCTAAAAGTTGCTAGTAGTAATTTTTCTATTTCAACAGTTGCTTCGCTAAGAGTAAATTTCTTATATTTATATTCCTCAGCATATCTATGTTTAAATTCGAAAACTTCTTTACCATCAATTACAAACAAACGCATATATACATTTAACAAGCCTTCACTCTTTCTAAGCGGTTTGCTTAGCGTTAGTTTTACAAACTCATCATTTGTAAGGCTTTGTTGTAATGTTTCAAAAAGTTGCTTAAATTCACTCATACTGCAAAGGTAAAATGTTTATCAACAAAAAATACCACTAAAAGTGAGGTATTTGTATTATTTATTTTAATTTTCTGAAACGAGTTAAACAGTAAATGCTGCCACTTTTTCTAAATTTGGATTTTTCTCAACAAAAGCCTCTAAAACTTTAAAAAAGTTTAAGATATCTTCTTTGCCATTATTTGCATTAATAGTTACCAATCTAACAAAAGTATCTTCTTCAAAAGAACCAAAACCAACTACGGTTTCTTGATGCTCATACAAAGCAGTGCAAAGCGCCATTGGATCTATATTTTTATAATTGAAACAAATAGAAATAGAATCATCAAAACTATATAATGTATAATCGGGGTTCTTTCTAATATACGCTAATGCAACATCTGCCAACTTAAATTGTTGTTCTACAATTTGCTTTAAACCGTTTGTTCCTATGGATTTCCATAGCGTCCAAAATTTTAAAGCATCATTTCTTCTTCCGCATTGAAAAGAAGTTTTTCCTAAATTAAAATCGTCTCCGTCTGTTTGGTATAAATAACTTGCATCATTGCTAAAAGAAGCGTGCAAATGTTTTTTATCATTCACTAAAATAATAGAACATGTTAAGGGTGTTCCAAGCATTTTATGCGCATTATAACTAAAAGAGTTAGATCTCTCTACTCCTTTTACAAGATGTTTATACTTCTCACTAAAAATTACACTTCCACAATATGCACCATCTACGTGCAACCAAATTTTATATTTTTCTGTAATATCAGCAATTTTATCAATTGGGTCAAAAGCCCCTAAAACAGTTGTTCCTGCAGTTGCATTTACATAAGTAGGTACTCCGCCATTTTCTATATCTTCTAAAATTTGTGCTTCCAAGAGTTCTGGAATCATTCTACCTTTTGAATCTGCTTTTATATAACGAATATTATTTCTACCAATACCTGCAAAACTTGCGTTTTTAGAATTTGAATAATGACATTCTTTTGACGTATAAATAATCAAAGGTTTTGTCATTCCGTTTAATCTACAAGAAGGGTCTTTAGCATCTCTCCCCATAATTAAACCCATATAATTACTCATAGAACCCCCAGTTGGAAAAGTTCCATTACTGTTTTTACCATAACCAATTAAATCACAAGATTGTCTAATTATTTCTTGTTCAATACCTACTTGTGGGCCCGCAACTTTATAAGTATACATGCTATTATTTAGCATGACTGCTAATAAATCTCCTAAAATTGCTTTAGATTGTCTACCACCAAAAAGCTGATTAAAAAATAAGTTTGTTGCTGTTTTTGGGGTAGCAATAAGAACATCAGATAGTAGCGTTTTAAAATCGTCATCAATCATTGCCCCA is part of the Polaribacter sp. SA4-10 genome and harbors:
- a CDS encoding nuclear transport factor 2 family protein, with product MFLGCSPKQCKKDDPKVVERILQDFIKALSDREFEKLESISTTDLVIYEDGSIWNNDSLVQAFSGVAEISFQLMNFDTKVDCNSARTKYINIGKFELPDKTVKVKFLESASFIKEKGLWKIEFIHSTPMK
- a CDS encoding IS110 family transposase → MKNYKEVVGIDVSKKTIDAYCYQAQVHKEFKNDIVGYKSLLNWVLKSTKGVSVFYCFENTGYYSLKLALYLNSQKIVYVEESPLKIKRSSGIVKEKTDRLDASLIARYGWIYREELIPSTVKSTTHLELGRLLALRDQLVRNNAGLKGTLKEMKVFLTSSTTDAGCISLKRSIDYLSKQVKAIEIRIEELIFDDVSMQKNYELLSSLKGVGFVVACQLIYHTGNFTRFDNWRSFSSYCGTAPFAHESGTSIKRRKQCHYLGDRKMKSLLSMASISAIQHDSELRIYYKRKLAEGKDKMLAINNVRNKLIARAFAVVKRGTPYVVLQNYAA
- a CDS encoding bifunctional 2-polyprenyl-6-hydroxyphenol methylase/3-demethylubiquinol 3-O-methyltransferase UbiG produces the protein MNEEIRNMLGVEENKPNDWFETLYAESNKLGNGVPWANMAPHPIFKSWIDKTLPSENEKTALVVGCGLGDDAIELEAKGYKVTAFDVSESAIALCKKRFPKSKVDFITADLLEGISDWSLKFDLVLEIFTIQALPPKYEELLIKNIASFVSSNGQLIVIAEVQSEKRRYEIGPPWLLNNDYMKSFERNGLKQISHTTNNASKRGEEIHLSIFQRS
- a CDS encoding transposase, giving the protein MYRNDKVIRRYSEPFKLKILAERSTGKYTKSELCKLYSIAPTTVNEWIKKYNRKDLMNTRVKVETKDEISRIKTLQKEIEQLKKLLLKKDLDTMIEESYLEVAAEDLGYKSIAELKKKLKIKP
- a CDS encoding aminotransferase class V-fold PLP-dependent enzyme, with protein sequence MSTIKNDLALFNELVEVLIKEEKINPVAERIDSSELYETIDLSLNDGAMIDDDFKTLLSDVLIATPKTATNLFFNQLFGGRQSKAILGDLLAVMLNNSMYTYKVAGPQVGIEQEIIRQSCDLIGYGKNSNGTFPTGGSMSNYMGLIMGRDAKDPSCRLNGMTKPLIIYTSKECHYSNSKNASFAGIGRNNIRYIKADSKGRMIPELLEAQILEDIENGGVPTYVNATAGTTVLGAFDPIDKIADITEKYKIWLHVDGAYCGSVIFSEKYKHLVKGVERSNSFSYNAHKMLGTPLTCSIILVNDKKHLHASFSNDASYLYQTDGDDFNLGKTSFQCGRRNDALKFWTLWKSIGTNGLKQIVEQQFKLADVALAYIRKNPDYTLYSFDDSISICFNYKNIDPMALCTALYEHQETVVGFGSFEEDTFVRLVTINANNGKEDILNFFKVLEAFVEKNPNLEKVAAFTV